A region of the Dermacentor albipictus isolate Rhodes 1998 colony chromosome 4, USDA_Dalb.pri_finalv2, whole genome shotgun sequence genome:
TTCAAACAGACTCTTATTTTCAGTGACCAGTTGCCTTAACAGAGAGCAATTTCCCTACTGAAAACTTCAGTGATCCTAAGTAAGTTGTCTGGAGAAGGAAGGTCTGGTTGATTCGCTTGAATGAAAGATTATCGATTGCTCTCAGCTCTATTTTGCAACCTAAATCTTGACTGGCGACAAGGAAGTGGCAGGGCATCCTTTATCTCATTGACAGCGcttggccagcagcatgcatttacGCATTCATGCGatgggagccgaccttgttcaccgaacacacGCTTGACGGCAGCACGGCACCACCGCACAAGGGCTcagtcacgtggcttttttcctATTTCAtcggctttctttgcaacccggaaaaaaggactacatgaGATGTATCataaacaactcgatcggtgctTTCTGAAGGTGGCCTACAAATCTgcatatcatacttggggtcctcagccaataattaaaaagtagGGTAATTAAACTTAGCGAGTtgtggggaaaacaaaaaattgtctgAGCTAATACAGGCTATTGTGAATAGTATGCGTTTGGTTCAATTCACTCCCAATGCACCTTTCATGtgtaaattcttggctcaagtaaTATGGGACATCCCATGTAGGCACaaaagaacacagcgcacacgaagccatcatcTATCTCAGGTTGGCTAGCCTTTGAACCCACCACAGATTGCTTTCAAATAGAGTGTACCTCCAAGACAGGATGTGCGCAGTAGAAGAGATGCCCATTAGACTGCCCCCTTTCATTTGACCTTATTTTGGTCATTTATGAGGCAAATGGTGGTGCTGTGAAGCTGTCCAGATCCGCACATACAGTGGACTCGGTAAACAGAATTGCCACTTAAATGGAACAGCCTCTAAATTGGTTGGTATTGAAAGATAATGTCTGTTAATTAGCACCAAAATTTTCACAACTCAGTAAACGAAACCATTGTCCAAACATAAAAATTATCCCATTGAGAGCCTGTTGTTCCACTTAACTGCCAGTGACTCATTAACTCATCATGAACTTTATGCAATTTTCGCGTGTGTATAGTGTGTGCATCTTCTTGTAATTTTGGCAAATAAATACAAgacttctgaatttttttttcaacaagacCAGTATAAATGCAATGGACATTCGTCGTAACATTTCTTAGAAAAAATTGCACAAGATATGCCGCCCTAAAGAAAACCCTACACATCTGAAATTGTTTTCAAAGTTTGTCACAGCAGTTGAATTAACAGGCAATTATGTTTACCAAAATTATACCGCATTTAAAAGCAGTAGTAGTAATCCATTTGTGATTCGAGTTATTTGAACATTCACTATTTGGTTCATATATTTGAGCATATGCACACTCCCTAGAGAAAACGATCAATTGCCGTGAAAGCAGGCAAAAATACTGAACGTCACAAATGGCATGTAAGTGGGTATGGGCAAGAATGGTAGCAAAGTAGCACAGTTGGACCACCACTGAATGCTCAGTACATTTTTGTTATCACTTGTTCTCCAAAGTTTAAAATGTACTCGTAAGATGTCAAAACACCACTTGCCCATTACACGCAAGCCACCATCGCAATACCAATAGGTGCTTGTGTTTATGCGAGCACCATCTGTTTAATCAAACACAAAGACTGTGTAGGCCAATACCTATGAACTTATGTAATGCGTGTCCCAAGATACAAGTGAAAACATACAAGGTTCATAAGACGACTTTTATTCCTGGCCCAGCAACCATAGAAGGTAACAAGCATAGACGTGCAGTCTACTTGAGCTTCTTCTTGGGACGCAAGTTGTTGGAGTGGCCACACTTGCGCTTGCGGCAGTTTGTGGCCTTTGGATGCAGCCGGGCATAGCACCTGCACACAAATAGAACAGCTGTGTCACACTAATCTGGCAGCATTGAGCATTCAATGTGCAGGACACAAGTTGACACTTATGCCTAGGGCAAGTGGCCTGCTCCCCAATAATAACTCCAtacttttgcaaaaaaaaaggtagAATTCGAAATAGGTGGCCCCCTTATCACCTGCTAACTTTTGTGACATTTACTGCACCCAATGACATTTACTACACCTAATGTTTAACCAGCATTTTATGAAATATGAACATTTTCATTATGGTGGCAATAGAGAATGGTCGCAGTTGTGAAAAATAttgttctcaaagtaaaatatcGCAGCGACAGTTGTCGCAGAGACTTCAGCTGTATTCACAGCACTGAAACTGGTTGCTGCTGTAGGCCATCGATGTGAGTTGCCCACAAATGACCACCACAGAACTTTCAAAAAATTGAGGCTCCAACCAATTAGCTTACAAAGACACTGATAAATTGTGAGCACTAATAGCAGCATTTACTCAGTGGTTGTAAAGGTGCTATGAAATAAACAGGTAATGAGAAAGAAAGATAATGAGGAAGACAAATAAATGGCTTGGTGGGTTATTTTTCCAAAAGCAAGAATTTGCAAACTGTAAATGACATGCAAAAAATGCACTGCAATCGCAGTGTTTTGTTTGAATGCTACAAAATCAGAGACCAGTGGCACATTAGCAGCACTTGTCAGAATATCAAAAATGCTTTCGTTTCCTGCCTTTTACATGCAACACGCAAATCTAGAACTCAAAAGTTGAAAAGAACAAGGTGACCTAGAAGAGTATGAGAAGAAGTGCACAAGCATAGGAAAACAGCATGGCAGAATGCCACAGCATTGCATACAGCACAAAGTGAAACAGTCAGCACTGCCATCTTCCTGCATAGGCTGGAGAAACATGGCATCGAGGATGCTTGTGGCACAGGAAAGTAATTACAAGAACCACACAGGCACACTGTACCGTGTTGTTTATGTTAGAGTGGCATAGCCTAACAATATGGAATTTGCAGCACACCACAATATATAAACGTTAATGGTGGTCCCATGGCACACACATGCATCTGCTGCAAGTATTGTAGTTTTCCTGGACAAAAACTGAAGGTCATTACAAGGAAATTTCAAAAATACTGTGGCACACAATGTGCAACATTTTTATTGCACTTTTCATTTCAGTGCTAATGTATGCATTATTACATTCACCATACGATCTTCATATCAACTTTCATGAAGCACTTCTGGCACCCAGGAAGGACACTGGCTAGCTACAGCAGCCCAATCATGACAAAGCGTGTGAAACTGTGGTACCTCAGAAATGCATTGTGCCAGGCCAAAAGGACGACGAAAGCAGCATCAAATGCAGGAAGAGGAACCAGCACCTGTTTCTCTCTCGTCCACTGTGGGAATTTCCAGTTTTGCGTGTTGTATCAAGCAAAATGTGTGTACTCTCACGCCAGCTTTAAACTTTAAATGCATTGTTTCATAGCAGAGTTTGCCGAGACCATGCATCTTGTCTGGAAAAGCGGGTTGCATAATCAGGCTTATTCTGTATGATCATAagaattcaagggttttcaagagTAAGAAAATTCCATACATTTAGACCCTGAAAATGCAATCTTTAATTGTGAGGGTATCAATGACCAGTGCAAACCCTGTACTATGTGGCATCAACCTAATGACATTTCCCTTTGTGCACATATGTCTGAGGCAATACTTTCAACCATCATGTCGACATACCTGTATGACAAAGAACACCTTTGTTTAGGAACTAATTCTGACAGACCAGCTTGCAGTTTCTGGTCTAGGAAATTGGTATGCATTGTAAGTGAGAGCTTGTATCAAAGAATACAGCTTCTATTGCTGAATAGAGTGGCTCAAGGCAATGTTAAACGAGGTTGTCTTTTCTCCTAACTTCATGTCAAGCACAACATTTACCCTCATTTGAGGTTAAACATGTCTGTTAACCCTTTCAGGgccaatgacgtaaatatacagcaCCGCAAAGAAGTCCAAAATGGTCAATGCCATTTATTTACGGTGCCatctgtatgtttaaaaagcgctccaattttcaaattttttttctttcctggcatatGCTGACACTATGCGGCAATAcaaggaatttttttctcgcgcctccctctctcggtttttatagcatggtttgttttagagctaatTTGCTCCGGCGTGTCTATTACTACCGCTCGCACATTGGCGAGCggcagtttgggttttgttccgcaggcagttttggcttcttgcgctcgcaaaagtgatggctacatcgttactaatcgctcaaagggcgaccaccGTTCTCTCGCCCGTTGTATGCTCACAGGGgtgtgcataggaaggatgccgccgtgcatgcattttcttttttgagactcgcgaaaacagattgcctctggttggcgataagacgAAGATTAACGgcagtttgtcacacgttttgctttcgaacgggcacacaaccacacagtttttttGGAGTGCGCTCATCTACGCAGTtcaattacgctatggatgtaaatattagtctagacttgcaaaatattctcgtgcgcgcattttctaagccttgaactatgtgtataacaagtGATTAATATTTCaattataagtttatttccttttttattgttgttattgatgaataaacagtacatatataccaacgctacatatttttttctcactttacagtcaccctagaaaaattgcagtaatttttttgtttttcgaaaCAGGTCCCTTAGAAGAATCGGAATCCGCAAAAAGAAGATCGGCCCTAGGCGGTTGGCACATGATGAAATaaattgaccctgaaagggttaagtgcTCCTACAGGGCAACAAGTCCAGACTGGTGCATCCTTGTCACTCACTTGCGGCAGATCATCTTGTCGCAGTTGTACTTCTGGGCTAGGATGCGCAAGCTGGGCTCAATCACACCACCGACCAGGCGCAGGCTCAGGTCCAGGCTGCAGCCGGCCTCCAGGGTGTCAGCGTCGTCCAGTGGCCTGCCCGAGGCCAGCAAGAGACGCTGCTGGTCGCATGGCAAGCCAAGGCGGGATCGCAAATCCTCCTTGAGCTCAGAAACACGCGCACCAGGCGCCAGGTCCACAACCAGCGTCCGGCCATCAAGGCCACGCACGAACACTTGCTGATGCATGTCAGCTGCAAAGACAAAGTAAGCCTTAAGCAAAATTTCGCTGGTGCAGGTCTGCATACAAGTTAAAGCACATATTTTAGCAAAAAATATCGTCACGCAAATAGGCTAGCGCTGTAGCACATTTATCAAGCTCGGCTGAAACTGGAAACTCACTCGTTTGCATGCCTGTTCAGGGTAGAGGGGTAAGCCTCCTGTTATTAACATGGAACGTTCCAAGCGCaaagttagttaattcgggtttaattgcgcaaaagcgactaaggctatGCTGCACCAGTCACAAGATATTTAGAAATCAGATGTTAAAGCAGCGAAAGCTGAGTTACATTAGAGTTTGTAAAAAAAACGGTTTCTTCTAGAAAGCTGAAAAAGTCAGTGAAGGGCACTAGCGGTTCATCTCCGAGTATTGAGGTGGGGTAtaaaggtatgtgtaagttaGAGATTATGTAAAAGCTTCCGTCTCTGTgttacaatatttgaaaaatttaaaattatggggctttacgtaccaaaaccactttctgattatgaggcacgccgtagtggaggactccgggaatttcgaccacctggggttctttaacgtgcacctaaatctaagtacacgggtgttttcgcatttcgcccccatcgaaatgcggccgccgtggacgggatccgatcctgcgacctcgtgctcagcagcctaacaccatagccactgaacaaccacggcgggttgtttcAATATGTggacatgtcataataatgtgcattactgtgagtggttcatggcacttctcgcaagttggcgggtttttgTTTTGAAGTAGgaaattgtgtgtcaggtgtgtatgcccTATTCGGAGTCTACATAGGATCTACCAAGCGGAGTCTTCCAAGCGCAAAGGTTGTATTATTGTTCAATGGCCCAAGAAAGCAGCTCTAGCCACGTTAACCGCAGACTGTGTATCCCCTCCTAAAAAAATTACTAAATTGATAAAGCAAAGAGCGGAGATAGATAAAATCAACGTATTTCTGCTGCAAATTGATGCATGGTTTAAGTGGTACACATATAAAAGAACTTTGAGCGCAAGCTATGCGGGGTCATTCAGGTCCGTCTGGCTGCGTCTTGCAAGTCTGTTTTAAGTTACTCTTGCGGTTTCCTAATTCGTTACAGACTGTTCATAGTTCAATGTAGGATAGCCGTAGGAACGCGGAATGTTATGACACGAGGTAGACTCGCCAACGCACATGTGCCACTCGTCTCTTCTACCCCACGATTCCGCAAATGGCCACTTCAAGCGGGGTCCTGTCACGCAAATGTACATAAATATTACTGGCACAACGGTGTCCACAGAAAGAAAAACGCCAGTTAACCTGATCGGACAACGCCGGCCGCAATCTTCCGAAACGTGCCATTTACACTAACATGAAAAACATACAACATAAGCACATCACTAGAAAATGTACTTCCAGGACACTTTTCCCACTGGCGGACACAAACATCCGAACATTTGATTACTCACAAACAGATATTTCCCGAAAATGCAGAGATGGAAAAAACGCACTTACTAGGGCAGAGCCTGACTGAAGCAAAAAGGACACGGGGACTTCCGCACTGACGGAAAGACGTTTTATGCAGTGTTGCTTGACGGCTACGCGGCTTCGTCTAAATAATATTTAAAGTAATAAAATGTGCAACTTGTTGACGCTAACTGGTGTAAATATTATCATACTAAACTATTACTTGATTATTACACTATGGAATAATAAATTTGCCTTACaatataattttgtttcaatatAAACATTTTAGTCAATTAATTTTTACCATCTTTTACAGCAACCTCATTTCAACATTATGCAAAACCAAGCTATGAGGATTAAAGTGAATTTGTTATTCTAAATATTTATTAATCTTGTCTTGACAGGTATATACAGTCTGAAAGAATCTTCCTGATCAGGTACATAGGAGGGTTTTCGCTTTTCTCCTGGCCACATCGAGTTGTCAGCGCTGGCACGGGGTTCTTTCCGGTAGGCGTAAGGGCCTTTTCTTTTGCGGCATTCTGTCCGAATAGACGCCGGAGATGGTATGTTCGCTGTTTCCGTGTAATTTGTAGTTAGCCACTATATTCAGTATTTCGTGCTTTCTGTGGAGCTCTTTAAAGAGGATAAGGTTTAACTGAATCAAGAACTGCTGAGCTATTTGGTGAAATATTCAGTGTCTTCAACTATGGCACACGTGTTGCATGCAAGGCCTAGATCTCTACGCATGTGCGTGCTTGTGTGATGCAGCGGTACCGAGAACTCGGACGAGGCTAATCACGTAGTGATACAGCTGTTCATGTGTGTATGTTCGCGCGTGTGCCTCAGTCTAATTTCTAGACCCAGGGGTTTGGCGTAGACTGTAGCAGTATGCTCGTTTGCCTATTTTCCCTAGTCCGTCTACTGGGCATGTTCGAGGCACTGTGTGAGCGTTTATGCGCGAGGTGCATTTGATTGCTCCAGTGTGCCAAACTCACTCTAATTAAGAAGCTCGGAGTGCGATATTTCGTTTATAGCGTTAAAAGGTCGGACGTACCTACGTTCCTGGCCCTGTGCGCTGCTTATCGTTGTCAATAGCACGCCACGTTCTTGGCCACAAGTGGTAAATTTAGGACTGTCGCTGTGCCAGTTTTTCAGCCCGTCATAAGTAAGTGTAGattgttgcgt
Encoded here:
- the LOC135910100 gene encoding ubiquitin-ribosomal protein eL40 fusion protein-like, whose amino-acid sequence is MHQQVFVRGLDGRTLVVDLAPGARVSELKEDLRSRLGLPCDQQRLLLASGRPLDDADTLEAGCSLDLSLRLVGGVIEPSLRILAQKYNCDKMICRKCYARLHPKATNCRKRKCGHSNNLRPKKKLK